Proteins from one Catenuloplanes atrovinosus genomic window:
- a CDS encoding SpoIIE family protein phosphatase, with product MDLLASHPWHTSPLGAPGSWDPALRATLDVIMGSPVAMSLAYGDAYTLIYNDAFATILGRRHPDAFGRPAAEVFADVWATPGIGDVVDRVYRTGEPFREAETAVSLVRAPAGEPEQAVFTRGCSAVRDSAGRIIGVLTVATETTEATSRLQSLGELTGALASALTLDDVARVALRYGLTAFDVDHMTFGVDDASAWRVVRRVRGELLDEADERLPPLWRRLPLDSPSPLARAAASGTTEFTEDGAPLREVAADRHDQRQRAMAAIPLRTHSLRGALTFGRRHAHVWQPAERAQLAAAADLIGQAAERARRFETQYGTAQLLQRSMLPEHLPNLDRFRVAARYDPGIDGSAAGGDFYDAFVLPDGLLAIVLGDVAGHDMHAAALMGQVRAALRALALANPDPVVVLDGLDKLVGMLGTGTRSHELFVTVAYGLLDQRDGGLTIASAGHPAPLIRHASAEGQHATVGYLDVPTGTPLGLGGAHRATTTVLSPGDTILLFSDGVIERRRRELDDGLAALAKSVSEAVSGDPRNLCALATSAVAGATEDDVAVLAVEYATTPSRSATMNVPPEPTMPGRVRQWMKVQLTAWDVPEAVIGAAVLCTSELTTNALLHAGTAARVHIDLTPERLLVSVQDSGTRGTVTRAHTDTLSSRGRGLGLIEELSDAWGTDPTVRGSTVWFEILLADERNQPDPHS from the coding sequence GTGGATCTGCTGGCGAGCCACCCATGGCACACCTCCCCGCTCGGCGCTCCCGGCAGCTGGGATCCGGCGCTGCGCGCGACGCTGGATGTGATCATGGGCTCGCCGGTGGCGATGTCACTGGCGTACGGCGACGCGTACACGCTGATATACAACGACGCGTTCGCGACGATCCTCGGGCGGCGGCATCCGGACGCGTTCGGGCGCCCGGCCGCGGAGGTGTTCGCGGACGTGTGGGCCACGCCCGGCATCGGGGACGTGGTCGACCGGGTCTACCGCACCGGAGAGCCGTTCCGCGAGGCGGAGACCGCGGTCAGCCTGGTCCGCGCGCCGGCCGGCGAGCCGGAGCAGGCCGTGTTCACCCGGGGCTGCTCCGCGGTGCGGGACAGCGCGGGCCGCATCATCGGCGTGCTCACGGTCGCGACCGAGACCACGGAGGCGACCAGCCGGCTGCAGAGCCTGGGCGAGCTGACCGGCGCGCTGGCCAGCGCGCTCACGCTGGACGACGTGGCCCGGGTGGCGCTGCGCTACGGGCTGACCGCGTTCGACGTCGACCACATGACGTTCGGTGTGGACGACGCGAGCGCCTGGCGCGTGGTCCGGCGGGTGCGCGGCGAACTGCTGGACGAGGCGGACGAGCGCCTCCCCCCGCTCTGGCGCCGGCTGCCGCTGGACTCGCCGAGCCCGCTGGCCAGGGCGGCGGCGTCCGGCACGACGGAGTTCACCGAGGACGGCGCGCCGCTGCGCGAGGTCGCCGCGGACCGCCACGATCAGCGGCAGCGCGCGATGGCCGCGATCCCGCTGCGGACGCACTCGCTGCGCGGCGCGCTCACCTTCGGCCGCCGGCACGCGCACGTGTGGCAGCCGGCCGAGCGCGCGCAGCTGGCCGCGGCGGCGGACCTGATCGGCCAGGCCGCGGAGCGCGCCCGCCGCTTCGAGACCCAGTACGGCACCGCACAGCTGCTCCAGCGCAGCATGCTCCCGGAGCACCTGCCGAACCTGGACCGGTTCCGCGTCGCGGCCCGCTACGACCCCGGCATCGACGGCAGCGCGGCCGGCGGCGACTTCTACGACGCGTTCGTGCTGCCGGACGGCCTGCTGGCGATCGTGCTCGGCGACGTGGCCGGGCACGACATGCACGCGGCCGCGCTGATGGGCCAGGTCCGGGCCGCGCTGCGCGCGCTGGCGCTGGCCAACCCGGACCCGGTGGTGGTGCTGGACGGCCTGGACAAGCTGGTCGGCATGCTCGGCACCGGCACGCGCTCGCACGAGCTGTTCGTCACGGTCGCGTACGGCCTGCTCGACCAGCGTGACGGTGGGCTGACGATCGCGTCGGCCGGCCATCCCGCGCCGCTGATCCGGCACGCCAGCGCGGAGGGCCAGCACGCCACGGTCGGCTACCTGGACGTACCCACCGGCACTCCGCTCGGCCTGGGTGGCGCGCACCGCGCGACGACCACGGTCCTCTCCCCCGGCGACACGATCCTTCTGTTCAGCGACGGCGTGATCGAACGCCGCCGCCGGGAGCTGGACGACGGCCTGGCCGCGCTGGCCAAGTCGGTCTCCGAGGCGGTCAGCGGCGATCCGCGCAACCTCTGCGCGCTGGCCACGTCCGCGGTCGCCGGTGCCACCGAGGACGACGTGGCCGTGCTCGCGGTGGAGTACGCGACCACGCCCAGCCGCTCCGCGACCATGAACGTGCCGCCCGAGCCGACCATGCCCGGCCGCGTCCGCCAGTGGATGAAGGTGCAGCTCACGGCGTGGGACGTGCCGGAGGCCGTGATCGGCGCGGCCGTGCTCTGCACCAGTGAGCTGACCACGAACGCGCTGCTGCACGCCGGCACTGCCGCCCGCGTGCACATCGACCTCACGCCGGAGCGCCTGCTGGTCTCCGTCCAGGACAGCGGCACCCGCGGCACGGTCACCCGCGCCCACACGGACACGCTGAGCAGCCGCGGCCGCGGGCTGGGCCTGATCGAGGAGCTCAGCGATGCCTGGGGCACCGACCCCACGGTCCGCGGCTCCACTGTCTGGTTCGAGATCCTCCTCGCCGACGAGCGCAACCAGCCGGACCCGCATTCCTGA
- a CDS encoding HAD family hydrolase, which yields MGERRGVLFDVDGTLVDTTYLHAVCWWSALRECGHDVPMAVIHRAVGMGGDRIPGHLLGDDRDPAQDDALRAAHRARYADYHGDLRPLPGARELLYACAERGLTVVLASSADAAELDALRAALDAEDAITAATSSADVGDGASKPAPDILQAALSQSGMDPARAVFVGDSVWDAAAAGRLDLPCIGLTCGGTCKSELAGAGAVAIYDDPAALLAALDESPLGSLR from the coding sequence ATGGGTGAGCGACGCGGAGTGCTCTTCGACGTGGACGGAACGCTGGTCGACACGACCTACCTGCACGCGGTGTGCTGGTGGTCGGCGCTGCGCGAGTGCGGGCACGACGTACCGATGGCGGTGATCCACCGGGCGGTGGGGATGGGCGGTGACCGTATCCCGGGGCACCTGCTCGGCGACGACCGGGATCCGGCGCAGGACGACGCGCTGCGCGCGGCGCACCGGGCGCGGTACGCGGACTACCACGGCGATCTCCGGCCGCTCCCCGGCGCGCGGGAGCTGCTGTACGCGTGCGCGGAGCGCGGCCTCACCGTGGTGCTGGCGTCGTCGGCGGACGCGGCCGAGCTGGACGCGCTGCGCGCCGCGCTGGACGCGGAGGACGCGATCACCGCGGCCACGTCGTCCGCGGACGTGGGCGACGGCGCCAGCAAACCGGCGCCGGACATCCTCCAGGCCGCGCTGTCCCAGTCCGGGATGGACCCGGCGCGCGCGGTGTTCGTCGGCGACTCGGTGTGGGACGCCGCGGCCGCGGGCCGGCTCGACCTGCCGTGCATCGGCCTGACCTGCGGCGGCACCTGCAAGAGCGAGCTGGCCGGGGCCGGCGCCGTGGCCATCTACGACGACCCGGCCGCGCTGCTCGCCGCGCTGGACGAGTCGCCGCTCGGATCGCTGCGGTAG
- a CDS encoding ROK family protein, whose product MHTTLAIDCGGGGIKASVLDESGTMRAQPLRVPTPYPLHPDLFVKTLVELSHQLPPADRVTVGMPGMIRHGVVVATPHYITKAGPRTRVDPDLARAWANFDARTALGAAFGAPTLVLNDAEVHGAGVVAGTGLELVITLGTGLGCALFDGGRLAPHLEFSQAPVRWGMSYDTYIGEHERRRLGDSFWSRRVARVVEGLRPVFLWDRLYIGGGNSRRIIPEQLLRMGDDVVIVPNTAGIVGGVRAWSLRVH is encoded by the coding sequence GTGCATACGACCCTGGCGATCGACTGTGGCGGCGGCGGCATAAAGGCCTCCGTGCTGGACGAGTCCGGCACGATGCGGGCCCAGCCGCTGCGCGTCCCCACCCCGTACCCCCTGCATCCCGATCTGTTCGTGAAGACGCTGGTGGAGCTCTCCCATCAGCTTCCGCCCGCGGACCGGGTGACCGTGGGGATGCCGGGCATGATCCGTCACGGCGTGGTGGTCGCGACCCCGCACTACATCACGAAGGCCGGCCCGCGCACGCGCGTCGATCCCGACCTGGCCCGGGCCTGGGCGAACTTCGACGCCCGCACCGCGCTCGGCGCCGCGTTCGGCGCCCCCACGCTGGTGCTCAACGACGCGGAGGTGCACGGCGCGGGCGTGGTCGCGGGCACCGGCCTGGAGCTGGTGATCACGCTCGGCACCGGGCTCGGCTGCGCGCTGTTCGACGGCGGCCGGCTCGCGCCGCACCTGGAGTTCTCGCAGGCGCCGGTGCGCTGGGGCATGTCCTACGACACGTACATCGGCGAGCACGAGCGCCGCCGGCTGGGCGACTCGTTCTGGTCGCGGCGGGTGGCGCGGGTGGTCGAGGGCCTGCGCCCGGTGTTCCTCTGGGACCGGCTCTACATCGGCGGCGGCAACTCCCGGCGGATCATCCCCGAGCAGCTGCTCCGGATGGGCGACGACGTGGTGATCGTGCCGAACACGGCCGGCATCGTGGGCGGCGTGCGCGCCTGGTCGCTCAGGGTTCACTAA
- a CDS encoding cation:proton antiporter, with amino-acid sequence MDLIDMAFALFGAGALLAGVLPRLVERKPFSMPIAFLGLGMLIFAIPSPLPRMDPLAHPGLTQHLTEVVVLVALMGAGLKIDRPLGWRRWSAVWRLLALAMPLTIAAVALLGWAWAGLGPAAALLLAASLAPTDPVLAAEVQVGEPTDEEDSEDEVRFSLTAEAGLNDGLAFPFVALALAMIPGLTWGSLGHWALVDVGWKIFAGAAGGAGIGWVLGRLFFRALPERVRPAVHAEGLMALAATFLAYGLTELIGGYGFLAVFVAARAIRGAERDHEYHQVLHDFAEQIERLLTVLLLLLLGGAVVDGLLAPLTWGAAAAGLALVFLVRPLAGRLSLIGAPGRPAEHWVVGIFGIRGVGTFFYLSYALGHAEIPDAPLLWATAAFVVIISVVLHGVAATPVMERLDRMHERSHVQSERAGDACDDDSTRCTVHVTPREH; translated from the coding sequence ATGGATCTGATCGACATGGCGTTCGCGCTGTTCGGCGCGGGCGCGCTGCTGGCGGGCGTGCTCCCGCGCCTGGTGGAGCGCAAGCCGTTCTCGATGCCGATAGCGTTCCTCGGCCTGGGGATGCTGATCTTCGCGATCCCGTCCCCGCTGCCGCGGATGGACCCGCTCGCGCACCCCGGGCTGACCCAGCACCTGACCGAGGTGGTCGTGCTGGTGGCGTTGATGGGTGCCGGACTGAAGATCGACCGGCCGCTCGGCTGGCGGCGCTGGTCGGCGGTGTGGCGGCTGCTGGCGCTGGCGATGCCGTTGACGATCGCGGCCGTGGCGCTGCTGGGCTGGGCGTGGGCCGGGCTCGGGCCGGCCGCCGCGCTGCTGCTGGCCGCCTCGCTGGCGCCGACGGACCCGGTGCTGGCCGCGGAGGTGCAGGTCGGCGAGCCGACCGACGAGGAGGACTCGGAGGACGAGGTCCGCTTCTCGCTGACCGCGGAGGCGGGCCTGAACGACGGGCTGGCGTTCCCGTTCGTCGCGCTGGCGCTGGCCATGATCCCGGGCCTGACCTGGGGCTCGCTCGGCCACTGGGCGCTGGTCGACGTGGGCTGGAAGATCTTCGCCGGTGCGGCCGGGGGCGCCGGGATCGGCTGGGTGCTGGGCCGGCTGTTCTTCCGCGCGCTGCCGGAGCGCGTCCGCCCGGCGGTGCACGCCGAGGGGCTGATGGCGCTGGCCGCGACGTTCCTGGCCTACGGGCTGACGGAACTGATCGGCGGCTACGGCTTCCTGGCCGTGTTCGTGGCCGCGCGTGCGATCCGCGGCGCCGAACGCGACCACGAGTACCACCAGGTGCTGCACGATTTCGCGGAGCAGATCGAGCGGCTGCTCACCGTGCTGCTGTTGCTGCTGCTCGGCGGCGCCGTGGTGGACGGGCTGCTGGCGCCGCTGACCTGGGGCGCCGCCGCGGCCGGCCTGGCGCTGGTGTTCCTGGTGCGCCCGCTGGCCGGCCGGCTGTCGCTGATCGGCGCGCCGGGCCGGCCCGCGGAGCACTGGGTGGTGGGCATCTTCGGCATCCGTGGCGTCGGCACGTTCTTCTACCTGTCGTACGCGCTCGGGCACGCCGAGATCCCTGACGCTCCGTTGCTGTGGGCGACCGCCGCGTTCGTCGTGATCATCTCGGTGGTGCTACACGGCGTAGCGGCCACTCCGGTGATGGAACGACTCGACCGAATGCACGAGCGCTCGCACGTGCAGTCGGAACGTGCAGGTGACGCGTGCGATGACGACAGCACTCGATGCACTGTACATGTAACGCCACGTGAGCACTGA
- a CDS encoding MOSC domain-containing protein produces MAAHVLSVNLAVPRRVPGTLRKTGIDKRPVEGPVLVRAPGDRATGAGSGLQHDEIFDNRHHGGDDQAVYAYAREDLDAWAAELGRELPGGVFGENLTTTGLDITHALIGERWRVGADLVLEVSVPREPCTTFARWMDVPGWLKTFTRRALPGTYLRVVTPGEVRAGDEIVVEHRPEHEVTVGLAFRAMTLERELLPRLLDAPALPARTLAAARKYADRLAATGGPTPEA; encoded by the coding sequence GTGGCTGCTCATGTGCTCTCCGTGAATCTCGCCGTACCCCGGCGTGTCCCCGGCACGCTCCGCAAGACCGGCATCGACAAGCGCCCGGTGGAGGGCCCGGTGCTCGTCCGCGCGCCCGGCGACCGCGCGACCGGCGCGGGCAGCGGGCTCCAGCACGACGAGATCTTCGACAACCGGCACCACGGCGGCGACGACCAGGCTGTCTACGCCTACGCCCGCGAGGACCTGGACGCCTGGGCCGCCGAGCTCGGCCGCGAACTGCCCGGCGGCGTCTTCGGCGAGAACCTGACCACCACCGGGCTGGACATCACGCACGCGCTGATCGGCGAGCGGTGGCGGGTCGGCGCGGACCTGGTGCTGGAGGTGTCCGTCCCGCGCGAGCCGTGCACCACGTTCGCCCGCTGGATGGACGTGCCCGGCTGGCTCAAGACCTTCACCCGGCGCGCGCTCCCGGGCACGTACCTGCGGGTCGTCACGCCCGGCGAGGTCCGGGCCGGCGACGAGATCGTGGTCGAGCACCGGCCGGAGCACGAGGTCACGGTCGGGCTGGCGTTCCGGGCCATGACGCTCGAGCGCGAGCTGCTCCCCCGCCTGCTGGACGCACCGGCGCTGCCGGCCAGAACGCTCGCCGCGGCCCGCAAGTACGCCGACCGCCTCGCCGCGACCGGGGGTCCCACGCCGGAGGCGTGA
- a CDS encoding glycoside hydrolase family 6 protein: MRPRSVLAAVAVAAAAVAGAGLLQPSPATAAESPYYVDPATNAAKWVAANPNDSRAAVIRDRIASVPQGRWFTANNAGTVASEVDAFVGAAAAAGKIPIMVVYNIPNRDCSGASSGGLPNHAAYRAWVDQVAAGLRGRPAAIVLEPDVLALMTDCMSQSQQAEVYASMAYAGKAFKAASAQAKVYFDAAHSAWLAPDEMAARLVRADITNSADGISVNVSNYRTNAESIPYVRAVIAAIGDSSLKGVIDTSRNGNGPAGGEWCDPPGRAIGIPSTDAVEDPILDAYLWIKLPGEADGCIANAGQFVPQRAYDLAIAAGPVVTPTATRGPTASPAPTSTGGPAPAGCTVRYTINQWSTGFTADLRVTNNGAALSSWRLALTVGGTVTLANGWNGTWSQSGTTLTGANMAWNGSVPAGGTVSTGFQASVSGGAPAAPSAFTLNGTPCTASPA, encoded by the coding sequence ATGCGCCCCAGATCCGTCCTGGCCGCGGTCGCGGTCGCCGCGGCCGCCGTCGCCGGTGCCGGCCTGCTGCAGCCGTCCCCCGCGACCGCGGCCGAATCGCCCTACTACGTCGACCCGGCCACGAACGCCGCGAAGTGGGTCGCCGCCAACCCCAACGACTCCCGCGCCGCCGTCATCCGCGACCGAATCGCGAGCGTGCCGCAGGGCCGCTGGTTCACCGCGAACAACGCGGGCACGGTCGCGAGCGAGGTCGACGCGTTCGTCGGCGCCGCCGCGGCGGCCGGGAAGATCCCGATCATGGTGGTCTACAACATCCCGAACCGCGACTGCAGCGGCGCCAGTTCCGGCGGGCTGCCGAACCACGCGGCGTACCGGGCCTGGGTGGACCAGGTGGCGGCCGGGCTGCGCGGCCGGCCCGCCGCGATCGTCCTGGAGCCGGACGTGCTGGCGCTGATGACCGACTGCATGTCCCAGTCGCAGCAGGCCGAGGTGTACGCGTCGATGGCGTACGCGGGCAAGGCGTTCAAGGCCGCCTCCGCGCAGGCCAAGGTCTACTTCGACGCGGCGCACTCGGCGTGGCTGGCACCGGACGAGATGGCCGCCCGGCTGGTCCGCGCGGACATCACGAACAGCGCGGACGGCATCTCCGTCAACGTGTCGAACTACCGGACCAACGCGGAGTCGATCCCGTACGTGCGGGCCGTCATCGCGGCGATCGGCGACTCCTCCCTCAAGGGCGTCATCGACACCAGCCGCAACGGCAACGGCCCGGCCGGCGGCGAGTGGTGCGACCCGCCCGGCCGCGCGATCGGCATCCCGTCCACCGACGCGGTGGAGGACCCGATCCTGGACGCGTACCTGTGGATCAAGCTGCCGGGCGAGGCGGACGGCTGCATCGCGAACGCCGGGCAGTTCGTCCCGCAGCGCGCCTACGACCTGGCGATCGCGGCCGGCCCGGTGGTGACGCCGACCGCGACCCGCGGTCCCACCGCGAGCCCGGCGCCGACGTCCACCGGCGGCCCGGCCCCGGCCGGCTGCACGGTGCGCTACACGATCAACCAGTGGTCGACCGGGTTCACCGCCGACCTGCGGGTCACCAACAACGGCGCGGCGCTCAGCTCCTGGCGGCTCGCGCTCACGGTCGGTGGCACGGTCACGCTGGCGAACGGCTGGAACGGCACCTGGTCCCAGTCCGGCACCACGCTGACCGGCGCGAACATGGCCTGGAACGGCTCGGTCCCGGCCGGCGGCACGGTCAGCACCGGGTTCCAGGCGTCCGTCAGCGGCGGCGCACCCGCGGCGCCGTCCGCGTTCACGCTCAACGGCACGCCCTGCACGGCGTCCCCGGCGTAA
- a CDS encoding HAD family hydrolase: MIQAVVFDLDGVLIDTEPVWEEVRRGLVAEAGGTWLPDAQQRLMGMSTGEWSRYLAEDLGVGGMPEEVAAEVLRRMAERYETRLPLIPGAVEAVRRIGAEYRLAVASSSARVLIDHVLAAADVTALFEATVSTEEVPRGKPAPDAYLTAASRLGLTPESCAAVEDSSNGLRSASAAGLALVAIPQPAYPPAEDALALADRVLPSLAELTPALIASLRP; encoded by the coding sequence ATGATCCAAGCGGTGGTATTCGACCTCGACGGCGTGCTGATCGACACCGAGCCGGTCTGGGAGGAGGTGCGCCGAGGGCTGGTCGCGGAGGCGGGCGGCACCTGGCTGCCGGACGCCCAGCAGCGGCTGATGGGCATGAGCACCGGCGAGTGGTCCCGTTACCTGGCCGAGGACCTGGGCGTCGGCGGTATGCCGGAGGAGGTCGCGGCCGAGGTGCTGCGGCGGATGGCGGAGCGCTACGAGACCCGGCTGCCGCTGATCCCGGGCGCGGTCGAGGCGGTGCGGCGGATCGGCGCGGAGTACCGGCTGGCGGTGGCGAGCTCGTCCGCGCGAGTGCTGATCGATCACGTGTTGGCCGCGGCGGACGTCACCGCGCTGTTCGAGGCCACGGTGTCGACCGAGGAGGTGCCGCGCGGCAAGCCGGCGCCGGACGCGTACCTGACGGCGGCGTCCCGGCTCGGCCTGACGCCGGAGTCCTGCGCCGCGGTGGAGGACTCGTCGAACGGGCTGCGGTCCGCGTCCGCGGCCGGGCTGGCGCTGGTGGCGATCCCGCAGCCGGCCTACCCGCCGGCGGAGGACGCGCTGGCGCTGGCCGACCGGGTGCTGCCGTCGCTGGCCGAGCTGACGCCCGCGCTGATCGCGTCGCTGCGGCCCTGA
- a CDS encoding VOC family protein: protein MRVRGYPQGTPCWAELIGEESADATAFYGELFGWKADDRTFRLRDLAAAGLSHLDDAPDLGGSTWATYVAVEDLEAVAVLVADAGGTVLRAPHEMTNGGLAALFTDPDGAVFGAFQKKGAFGGAQINEEPGASCWFELSTPNPDTAASFYGKIFQWTEQDAEYAPGVRYSEYVTSSARVVSGMRVTEGAARWLTCFEAEDVATTAGRCVALGGSVVAGMRAATMGSYAILADPSGAEFGVISFLPELHA, encoded by the coding sequence GTGCGAGTCAGAGGCTACCCGCAGGGCACGCCGTGCTGGGCTGAACTCATCGGTGAGGAGTCCGCCGACGCTACAGCGTTCTACGGCGAGCTCTTCGGCTGGAAGGCGGACGATCGGACCTTCCGGCTCCGGGACCTGGCGGCGGCCGGTCTGTCCCACCTGGACGACGCCCCCGACCTGGGCGGCAGCACCTGGGCGACGTACGTCGCGGTCGAGGACCTCGAGGCCGTGGCCGTGCTGGTGGCCGACGCGGGCGGCACCGTCCTGCGCGCACCGCACGAGATGACGAACGGTGGCCTGGCGGCACTGTTCACCGACCCGGACGGCGCGGTCTTCGGCGCCTTCCAGAAGAAGGGCGCGTTCGGCGGCGCCCAGATCAACGAGGAGCCCGGCGCGTCCTGCTGGTTCGAGCTGAGCACGCCGAACCCGGACACCGCCGCCTCCTTCTACGGCAAGATTTTCCAGTGGACCGAGCAGGACGCGGAGTACGCGCCCGGCGTCCGGTACTCGGAGTACGTCACCAGCAGCGCGCGCGTGGTGTCCGGCATGCGCGTCACCGAGGGCGCGGCCCGCTGGCTCACCTGCTTCGAGGCGGAGGACGTGGCGACCACCGCGGGCCGGTGCGTGGCGCTCGGCGGTTCCGTGGTGGCCGGCATGCGGGCCGCCACCATGGGGTCGTACGCGATCCTCGCCGACCCGAGCGGCGCGGAGTTCGGCGTGATCAGCTTCCTGCCGGAACTGCACGCGTAA